In Desulfobacterales bacterium, one genomic interval encodes:
- a CDS encoding AbrB/MazE/SpoVT family DNA-binding domain-containing protein produces the protein MANVSTTKMSSKGQIVIPENIRKQLNLKAGSQFVVVGEKDVVILKRIAQPSLDEFGALITEARKKGKLAGIKKSDIDDAILKARGKKN, from the coding sequence TTCAACAACAAAAATGTCTTCAAAAGGACAAATTGTCATACCTGAAAATATAAGGAAGCAACTGAATTTAAAGGCGGGTTCACAATTCGTCGTTGTCGGTGAAAAAGACGTTGTCATTTTGAAAAGAATAGCACAGCCATCGCTTGATGAATTTGGCGCTCTTATTACAGAGGCAAGAAAAAAAGGGAAACTGGCCGGAATCAAAAAGTCTGATATTGACGACGCTATTTTAAAAGCTAGAGGAAAGAAGAATTGA